The Halalkalibacter krulwichiae genome has a segment encoding these proteins:
- a CDS encoding FAD-dependent oxidoreductase, whose translation MYDIAIIGAGPAGASAALIAAKAGKKTVLLDYDKSMTKRAWIENHYGIMEITGPELIEIGKKQAEKFGAEVMATNVINLNKTDSSIHVETEDTTYEAKHVIVATGVAANLAEGVGIKTKDGTEPRIKTIFDVDAKGKTNIEGIWACGTIAGVSVHTIITAGDGAKVAINVVSELNGERYVDHDVLKS comes from the coding sequence ATGTATGATATCGCAATTATTGGTGCTGGACCAGCCGGAGCAAGTGCTGCTTTAATTGCCGCGAAAGCGGGGAAGAAGACGGTGCTATTAGATTATGATAAAAGTATGACAAAAAGAGCATGGATTGAAAATCATTACGGTATTATGGAAATTACGGGACCTGAATTAATAGAGATCGGAAAAAAACAAGCTGAAAAGTTTGGAGCAGAGGTAATGGCAACGAATGTGATTAATTTAAACAAAACAGATTCTAGTATTCATGTGGAAACAGAAGACACTACCTACGAAGCAAAGCATGTAATTGTCGCAACGGGTGTAGCTGCTAACCTAGCTGAAGGAGTAGGGATTAAGACGAAGGACGGTACAGAACCTCGAATTAAAACGATTTTCGATGTTGATGCCAAAGGAAAAACGAATATTGAAGGGATTTGGGCTTGTGGCACAATCGCTGGAGTAAGTGTCCATACAATTATCACTGCAGGGGATGGTGCTAAAGTTGCGATTAATGTTGTAAGTGAGTTAAATGGAGAACGTTATGTTGACCATGATGTACTAAAATCTTAA
- a CDS encoding HPP family protein: MPEKELRKTADVNSSFRFSTYISKMKGEAKENTALHMSESLISAGGSLIAMTIISLLAVTLGYPMALGPVGASCLLVFVAHSSPFSQPRQVIGGHVISTFAALLIWDIFGRTHLTIGVTIAVVILLMLLSNTMHPPAAASAIVALNSGVGWGIFLTIALSACLVVLSSVAYNNLFHNRHYPKRWL, translated from the coding sequence ATGCCTGAAAAAGAACTTAGGAAAACCGCGGATGTAAACTCAAGCTTCCGATTCTCTACATATATCAGCAAAATGAAAGGTGAGGCGAAAGAGAATACGGCTCTGCATATGAGCGAATCTCTTATATCTGCAGGTGGAAGTTTAATTGCAATGACCATCATTAGTTTACTAGCCGTCACGCTAGGATATCCAATGGCATTAGGGCCAGTCGGAGCAAGTTGTCTACTCGTATTTGTTGCTCATTCAAGTCCATTTTCTCAACCGCGTCAAGTTATTGGCGGTCACGTTATTTCGACTTTTGCAGCTTTATTAATTTGGGATATCTTTGGTAGGACTCATCTCACAATCGGGGTAACGATTGCCGTCGTTATCTTACTGATGCTGTTATCAAATACAATGCATCCGCCCGCTGCTGCAAGTGCAATTGTAGCGCTTAATTCAGGAGTAGGCTGGGGAATATTTTTAACAATAGCGTTAAGCGCTTGTTTGGTTGTACTTAGTTCTGTTGCTTATAATAATTTGTTTCATAATCGTCATTACCCGAAAAGGTGGCTATAA